A region from the Lolium perenne isolate Kyuss_39 chromosome 4, Kyuss_2.0, whole genome shotgun sequence genome encodes:
- the LOC127296255 gene encoding subtilisin-like protease 4, which yields MSSVAHLSLTILLLALTFLHPSSCHPNEDQTKPYRTYILLLKPRTDASSDDEHRWWHESFLPSPLAGSDEARLVHNYTEVFTGFAARLTEAELEMVSKKRSFVRAFPDQLWHPSTTHTPEFLGLKKGSGIWRNVSYGKGVIIGVLDTGIYAAHPSFDDGGIPPPPSKWKGSCHGASRCNNKLIGAKFFNFYANDSGDDAGHGTHTASTAAGNFVSDASAGGLGRGTASGIAPGAHLAMYRVCTLFGCYVSDIVAGFDEAVKDGVDVLSVSLGPAYNVNFTGDPVAIGALNAVAKGVVVVAAAGNNGPKAYLENSAPWLLTVAAGSVDRSFQAVVQLGNGNRIDGEAFNQISNSSSWLFPLYLDKHCKSLARRNVSGKIVICHNTGSMNDSRTGSVNKTDITGIMSAGAAGVVLINRKDAGFTSVLEDYGPNVVQVTVADGNSISEYVRTTNKPSASFIYKNTLLGVRPSPTVAAFSSRGPCSFSPGVLKPDIVAPGLNIVAAWPPLTILGSGPFHIKSGTSMSTPHVSGVAALVKSVHPDWSAAAIKSAILTTADIADSRGHPILNEQHRMASAYAMGAGHVNPAKSVDPGLVYDLGITEYAGYICALLGDQGLAIIARNPWLSCTKLPKIPEAQLNYPSITLPLKSVPFTLNRTVTNVGPADSVYTLKLYTPKSLTIRVSPEKLVFSKAGQKIQYSITVTSHANDEKKFMEGSLSWVSRNHVVRSPIVAAADLDSPPL from the coding sequence ATGTCATCCGTTGCCCACCTTTCCCTCACAATTCTCCTCCTCGCCCTCACGTTCCTGCATCCTTCTTCATGCCATCCAAATGAGGATCAGACAAAGCCCTACCGAACATACATCCTCCTCCTCAAGCCACGCACCGACgctagcagcgacgacgagcatcgTTGGTGGCACGAATCTTTCTTGCCGAGCCCACTCGCTGGCTCCGACGAGGCACGGCTCGTCCACAACTACACCGAGGTCTTCACCGGCTTTGCCGCGAGGCTCACCGAGGCTGAGCTCGAGATGGTGTCCAAGAAGAGATCCTTCGTGCGTGCCTTTCCGGACCAGCTGTGGCACCCCTCCACCACGCACACTCCGGAATTTCTCGGGCTGAAGAAAGGCAGCGGCATATGGAGGAACGTCAGCTACGGCAAGGGGGTCATCATCGGGGTTCTGGACACCGGCATCTACGCAGCCCACCCTAGCTTTGATGACGGTGGCATCCCGCCACCGCCATCAAAGTGGAAGGGTTCATGCCATGGCGCTTCTCGCTGCAACAACAAGCTCATTGGTGCTAAGTTCTTCAATTTTTATGCCAATGACTCTGGAGATGATGCAGGCCACGGTACCCATACCGCATCCACTGCTGCTGGGAACTTCGTCAGCGATGCCTCGGCCGGCGGCCTCGGCAGGGGCACAGCGTCAGGGATTGCTCCAGGTGCACACCTGGCCATGTACAGGGTGTGCACACTCTTTGGATGTTACGTATCAGACATAGTAGCCGGGTTCGACGAAGCTGTCAAGGATGGGGTAGATGTGCTCTCAGTTTCCCTCGGCCCTGCTTATAATGTCAACTTCACTGGAGACCCTGTTGCCATTGGCGCACTTAATGCCGTAGCAAAGGGCGTCGTGGTCGTGGCTGCAGCTGGGAATAACGGACCCAAGGCCTATCTTGAGAATTCTGCACCATGGTTGCTCACAGTGGCAGCTGGCTCGGTGGACAGAAGCTTTCAGGCTGTTGTGCAGCTTGGCAATGGCAACCGCATCGACGGGGAAGCTTTTAACCAGATTTCAAACTCAAGCTCATGGCTGTTTCCTCTTTATTTGGACAAGCACTGCAAGTCGTTGGCTAGAAGAAACGTGTCTGGCAAAATTGTTATATGCCATAACACAGGATCAATGAATGACTCAAGAACAGGATCAGTAAATAAGACTGACATCACTGGCATCATGAGTGCTGGAGCCGCTGGCGTGGTGCTGATCAATAGGAAAGATGCTGGCTTCACCTCCGTTCTTGAGGATTATGGTCCCAATGTTGTGCAGGTGACCGTGGCTGATGGCAACAGTATTAGTGAGTATGTGAGGACAACCAACAAACCCAGTGCCAGTTTCATCTACAAAAACACTTTACTTGGTGTCCGTCCATCTCCTACTGTCGCCGCATTCTCGTCCCGTGGTCCGTGCAGCTTCAGCCCTGGCGTGCTAAAGCCAGATATAGTAGCACCAGGGCTCAACATCGTTGCTGCATGGCCACCACTCACCATACTTGGTTCCGGGCCATTTCATATCAAATCCGGGACGTCTATGTCGACTCCACATGTCAGCGGCGTTGCTGCACTTGTCAAGAGCGTCCATCCCGACTGGTCTGCGGCTGCTATCAAGTCAGCTATCCTCACTACAGCTGACATCGCAGACAGCAGGGGTCACCCGATCTTGAATGAGCAGCATCGGATGGCAAGTGCCTATGCCATGGGTGCTGGCCATGTCAATCCCGCAAAATCTGTTGATCCAGGCCTTGTGTATGACCTTGGCATTACTGAATATGCTGGTTACATATGTGCTCTTCTTGGTGATCAAGGCTTGGCAATCATTGCGCGTAACCCGTGGTTGTCCTGCACGAAGCTTCCCAAGATACCAGAAGCCCAACTGAACTATCCCAGCATAACATTGCCACTCAAATCAGTACCATTCACATTGAACCGAACAGTCACAAATGTGGGGCCAGCAGATTCAGTGTACACACTGAAGTTGTATACTCCAAAATCCCTTACTATACGTGTCTCACCGGAGAAGCTGGTGTTCTCCAAGGCTGGACAGAAGATCCAATATAGCATAACGGTGACCAGCCATGcaaatgatgagaaaaagttcatGGAGGGAAGTTTGAGCTGGGTTTCAAGGAACCATGTTGTGCGCAGTCCGATCGTGGCTGCTGCCGATCTTGATTCTCCACCACTGTAA